The Microbacterium luteum genome includes a region encoding these proteins:
- a CDS encoding four-carbon acid sugar kinase family protein, with amino-acid sequence MSEAAGAAPRAGFYGDDFTGSVDALLQFARAGWSGRLFVGLPDDDALREAAATVDVVGIAGIARSLPREALDAEVRPALTALAALHPPLVQYKACSTADSSPDVGSIGRVIEIARDVVGDGPVPLLFAQPDFGRYTVFGHHFAAEDGVVHRLDRQPTMSTHPSTPMTESDLARHLSRQTTLPIDGIPFTRYTSSAAVMAALAASPAAATVLDAADAAHLALVGRAIAALETPVFAVGSGGLSLAVATARPGRESPPPAATPARGPVLAVSGSRSTQTRRQMDAAADAGWLVETLPLDAADRDAAIARTITALGAGRSVAFRSDHLRLDDADPLHALARAGAHIVAAVLDAGAASRVIVCGGDTSSRITTLLGVRSLSIAANPVGNIVLLRAHADDPAVDGVELLLKGGQVGGVDLFDEVRRLGESEAGSR; translated from the coding sequence GTGTCTGAGGCCGCCGGCGCCGCGCCGCGCGCCGGGTTCTACGGCGACGACTTCACCGGCAGCGTCGACGCCCTCCTCCAGTTCGCGCGCGCCGGCTGGAGCGGACGGCTGTTCGTCGGCCTTCCCGACGACGACGCGCTGCGTGAGGCGGCCGCGACCGTCGACGTGGTGGGCATCGCCGGAATCGCCCGGTCTCTGCCGCGCGAGGCGCTCGACGCCGAAGTGCGCCCGGCGCTGACGGCCCTTGCGGCGCTGCATCCGCCCCTCGTGCAGTACAAGGCCTGCTCGACCGCCGACTCCTCCCCCGACGTCGGAAGCATCGGACGCGTGATCGAGATCGCCCGCGACGTCGTCGGCGACGGCCCCGTCCCGCTGCTGTTCGCCCAGCCGGACTTCGGACGCTACACCGTCTTCGGGCACCACTTCGCAGCCGAAGACGGCGTCGTGCACCGCCTCGACCGGCAGCCGACGATGTCGACGCACCCGTCGACGCCCATGACCGAATCCGATCTCGCCCGCCACCTGTCGCGACAGACGACCCTCCCGATCGACGGGATCCCGTTCACCCGCTACACCTCGTCGGCGGCGGTGATGGCCGCCCTCGCGGCCTCCCCCGCCGCGGCGACGGTGCTCGACGCCGCCGACGCCGCCCACCTCGCCCTCGTCGGCCGCGCCATCGCGGCGCTCGAGACGCCGGTGTTCGCCGTCGGGTCAGGCGGGCTGAGTCTCGCCGTCGCCACGGCACGCCCGGGTCGGGAGTCGCCGCCGCCGGCCGCCACCCCGGCACGCGGGCCCGTGCTCGCCGTCTCGGGCAGCCGGTCGACCCAGACCCGTCGCCAGATGGATGCCGCCGCCGACGCCGGCTGGCTCGTCGAGACCCTGCCGTTGGATGCCGCCGACCGCGACGCCGCGATCGCGCGCACGATCACCGCGCTCGGCGCCGGACGCAGCGTCGCCTTCCGGTCCGACCACCTCCGCCTCGACGACGCCGACCCGCTGCACGCGCTCGCCCGTGCCGGCGCCCACATCGTGGCGGCTGTGCTCGACGCGGGCGCCGCGTCTCGGGTGATCGTGTGCGGTGGCGACACCTCCAGTCGCATCACGACGCTGCTGGGCGTGCGGTCGCTGTCGATCGCGGCGAACCCGGTCGGCAACATCGTGCTGCTGCGCGCCCACGCCGACGACCCCGCCGTCGACGGCGTGGAACTCCTGCTGAAGGGAGGCCAGGTCGGCGGCGTCGACCTCTTCGACGAGGTGCGCCGGCTGGGCGAGTCCGAGGCCGGCAGTCGATGA
- a CDS encoding RuBisCO large subunit C-terminal-like domain-containing protein — protein sequence MSRPDGAMIGTIVKPSIGLSPADLADLVGDLAAAGVDFIKDDELQGNGPQAPLRERVAAVMPVLERHADRTGVKPMYAFNITDDIDRLEANHDLVLAAGGTCIMVCVNLVGLPGLEYIRRRSQLPIHGHRAMFGSISRSEQLGIGFRAWQKIARLSGADHLHTNGISNKFYETDAQVLDAIAAVREPLLGLESTVPVLSSGQWGGLAHATYAETGTTDLLVLAGGGIHGHPDGARAGVASMREAWASAAAGESVETALERSAALRRATEAFGAARV from the coding sequence ATGTCCCGCCCCGACGGCGCCATGATCGGCACGATCGTCAAGCCCAGCATCGGGCTCTCCCCGGCCGACCTCGCCGACCTCGTGGGCGATCTCGCCGCGGCCGGCGTCGACTTCATCAAGGATGACGAGCTGCAGGGCAACGGCCCCCAGGCCCCGCTGCGGGAGCGGGTCGCGGCGGTGATGCCGGTGCTCGAACGCCACGCCGATCGCACCGGCGTCAAGCCGATGTACGCGTTCAACATCACCGACGACATCGACCGGCTCGAAGCCAACCACGATCTCGTGCTCGCCGCCGGCGGCACCTGCATCATGGTGTGCGTGAACCTCGTCGGTCTGCCCGGCCTCGAATACATCCGCCGCCGCTCGCAGCTGCCCATCCACGGGCACCGCGCCATGTTCGGGTCGATCAGCCGATCCGAACAGCTGGGCATCGGCTTCCGCGCGTGGCAGAAGATCGCACGCCTCTCGGGCGCGGACCACCTGCACACCAACGGCATCTCCAACAAGTTCTACGAGACCGACGCGCAGGTGCTCGATGCGATCGCCGCCGTCCGGGAGCCCCTCCTCGGCCTCGAATCCACCGTGCCCGTGCTCTCCTCGGGGCAGTGGGGCGGCCTCGCGCACGCCACCTATGCCGAGACGGGGACCACCGATCTGCTCGTGCTCGCCGGCGGCGGCATCCACGGGCACCCCGACGGTGCGCGCGCCGGCGTGGCGAGCATGCGCGAGGCGTGGGCGTCGGCGGCAGCGGGCGAGAGCGTCGAGACGGCCCTCGAGCGCTCCGCCGCCCTGCGCCGCGCGACGGAGGCGTTCGGGGCCGCTCGTGTCTGA
- a CDS encoding FAD-binding and (Fe-S)-binding domain-containing protein, translating to MTAATSADTGLSRLAAELDDPARLSTRAIDRVAQASDASHYLLTPEAVVTAADATEVARLLRTASTLRRPVTFRSGGTSLSGQSAGDGLLVDVRRGFRRIDVLDDGRRVRVQPGATVRQVNARLARHGYRLGPDPASEAACTIGGVVNNNSSGMACGTTENTYRTLESMVFVLPSGTRVDSGAPDADEALQRAEPGLVDGLLRLRRRVAENPATVELIRRQFAMKNTIGYGVNAFLDHDRPADLLAHLVIGSEGTLAFVAEATFRTVPIRPHTATALAVFDDLDAATRALPALVDTGAATVELMDATSLRVGQALADAPPQIVGFDVHRHAALLVEYQAFEADALARLVAVGDRALGAEPLRAPAPLSTDAAIRARAWKLRKGLYASVAGARASGTTALLEDVVVPVPTLAETCASLQELFSRYAYRDSVIFGHAKDGNIHFMLTDRFETDEQLDRLTGFTDDMVDLVLAAGGNLKAEHGTGRAMAPYVRRQYGDELYDVMRELKRLCDPAGILNPGVIIDDDPDAHVRHIKLTPSIEAEADRCVECGYCEPVCPSKDLTLTPRQRIVTRRAMERARASGDHDLRRELERDYAYEGLQTCAADGMCATACPVLIDTGSLVKRLRTENRSRILETGWTAAARSWGAVTRVGSGALTLADAAPAGAVTAVTDATRAVAGSDTVPRYSAELPAGGRARRILGRHVGAAGAEPVAVYLPACVGSMFGGAGGGAGASAAFTALLTRAGIAATVPDDIEALCCSTPWTSKGFPRGRDVMQRRVVDAVRTAVAAGLPIVSDASSCTEGFAHLLAGARLDATVEDAVAFVDREVLPRLPAASHVASRLVLHPTCSSTQMGLNDALGRIAERVADEVVTPDAWGCCAFAGDRGMLHPELTASATAAEAAEVAALAGDAHASCNRTCELGMTRATGVGYRHILELLEEATR from the coding sequence ATGACGGCCGCAACCTCCGCCGACACCGGCCTCTCCCGCCTCGCCGCGGAACTCGACGATCCCGCACGCCTCAGCACGCGAGCCATCGACCGCGTCGCCCAGGCGAGCGACGCATCCCACTATCTGCTCACCCCGGAAGCGGTGGTGACCGCGGCGGACGCGACCGAGGTCGCTCGGCTGCTGCGAACCGCGTCGACGCTGCGCCGCCCCGTCACCTTCCGATCGGGCGGCACGAGCCTGTCGGGACAGAGCGCCGGTGACGGACTGCTCGTCGACGTGCGCCGCGGATTCCGCCGCATCGACGTGCTCGACGACGGCCGGCGCGTGCGCGTGCAGCCGGGCGCCACCGTGCGTCAGGTCAACGCCCGCCTCGCGCGCCACGGATACCGGCTCGGTCCCGACCCCGCCAGCGAGGCCGCCTGCACGATCGGCGGGGTCGTCAACAACAACTCCAGCGGCATGGCCTGCGGCACGACCGAGAACACCTACCGCACCCTCGAGTCGATGGTGTTCGTGCTCCCCTCGGGCACACGGGTCGATTCGGGCGCACCCGACGCCGACGAGGCGCTGCAGCGCGCCGAACCCGGCCTCGTCGACGGGCTGCTGCGGCTGAGGCGACGAGTCGCCGAGAACCCCGCGACGGTAGAGCTCATCCGCCGCCAGTTCGCGATGAAGAACACCATCGGCTACGGCGTCAACGCCTTCCTCGACCACGATCGCCCCGCCGACCTGCTCGCGCACCTCGTGATCGGCAGCGAGGGCACCCTCGCGTTCGTCGCGGAGGCCACCTTCCGCACGGTGCCGATCCGGCCTCACACCGCCACCGCCCTCGCCGTCTTCGACGACCTCGACGCCGCGACCCGCGCCCTCCCGGCTCTCGTGGACACCGGCGCCGCCACCGTCGAGTTGATGGATGCGACCTCGCTGCGCGTCGGTCAGGCTCTCGCCGACGCGCCACCGCAGATCGTCGGGTTCGACGTGCACCGCCACGCCGCCCTGCTCGTGGAGTACCAGGCGTTCGAGGCCGACGCCCTCGCCCGCCTCGTCGCAGTCGGCGACCGCGCGCTCGGCGCCGAGCCGCTGCGCGCACCGGCGCCCCTATCGACCGACGCGGCCATCCGTGCCCGCGCCTGGAAGCTCCGCAAGGGCCTCTACGCGTCGGTCGCCGGCGCTCGCGCAAGCGGCACGACGGCACTCCTCGAAGACGTCGTCGTCCCCGTCCCCACCCTCGCCGAGACGTGCGCTTCACTGCAGGAGCTGTTCTCCCGCTACGCCTATCGCGACAGCGTGATCTTCGGACACGCGAAGGACGGCAACATCCACTTCATGCTCACCGACCGGTTCGAGACCGACGAGCAGCTCGACCGCCTCACCGGGTTCACCGACGACATGGTCGACCTGGTACTGGCCGCTGGCGGCAACCTCAAGGCCGAACACGGCACCGGACGCGCGATGGCCCCGTACGTGCGACGGCAGTACGGCGACGAGCTCTACGACGTCATGCGCGAGCTCAAGCGCCTGTGCGATCCCGCCGGCATCCTCAACCCCGGCGTGATCATCGACGACGACCCCGACGCCCACGTGCGCCACATCAAGCTCACGCCGTCGATCGAGGCCGAGGCCGACCGGTGCGTCGAGTGCGGCTACTGCGAGCCGGTGTGCCCGTCGAAGGACCTCACGCTCACGCCGCGCCAGCGCATCGTCACGCGCCGCGCGATGGAGCGGGCGAGGGCATCCGGCGATCACGACCTGCGGCGCGAGCTGGAACGCGACTACGCCTACGAGGGCCTGCAGACCTGTGCCGCCGACGGCATGTGCGCGACGGCGTGCCCCGTGCTCATCGACACCGGCTCCCTCGTCAAGCGCCTTCGCACCGAGAACCGCAGCCGCATTCTCGAGACCGGATGGACCGCCGCCGCGCGCAGCTGGGGAGCGGTCACGCGCGTGGGCTCCGGTGCGCTGACGCTGGCCGACGCCGCACCCGCCGGTGCGGTGACGGCGGTGACGGATGCCACGCGCGCCGTCGCCGGCTCCGACACGGTGCCGCGCTACTCGGCCGAGCTTCCCGCGGGCGGCCGCGCGCGGCGGATACTCGGGCGCCACGTCGGAGCGGCCGGCGCCGAGCCGGTCGCGGTGTACCTGCCGGCGTGCGTCGGCAGCATGTTCGGCGGTGCGGGCGGCGGTGCGGGTGCGAGCGCCGCGTTCACCGCATTGCTCACCCGCGCGGGGATCGCCGCAACCGTGCCCGACGACATCGAGGCGCTGTGCTGCAGCACGCCATGGACGTCGAAGGGATTCCCGCGCGGGCGCGACGTGATGCAGAGGCGGGTCGTCGACGCCGTGCGCACCGCCGTTGCGGCCGGACTGCCGATCGTCAGCGACGCGTCCAGCTGCACCGAGGGCTTCGCGCACCTGCTCGCGGGCGCCCGCCTCGACGCCACGGTGGAGGATGCGGTCGCCTTCGTCGACCGCGAGGTGCTGCCGCGCCTGCCTGCGGCGTCGCACGTCGCGTCACGCCTGGTGCTGCATCCGACCTGCTCTTCCACCCAGATGGGACTGAACGACGCACTCGGCCGGATCGCCGAGCGCGTGGCCGACGAGGTCGTCACCCCGGACGCGTGGGGGTGCTGTGCGTTCGCGGGCGACCGCGGCATGCTGCATCCCGAACTGACCGCATCGGCCACCGCCGCCGAGGCGGCCGAGGTCGCCGCCCTGGCCGGCGACGCCCACGCCTCCTGCAACCGCACGTGCGAGCTCGGCATGACCCGCGCCACCGGCGTCGGCTACCGCCACATCCTGGAGCTCCTCGAAGAGGCCACCCGCTGA
- a CDS encoding aspartate/glutamate racemase family protein, giving the protein MSESTRVAFLHTGAVVIAPVAELAREFLPGVDTVNYLDDRIVADLRDESRAAGVAARVAELVRAAKTAGADAVMLTCSSISQLAVTTADEVGIPVLRIDEAMADEAVATGDRIAVLATLPTTLEPTLALIGERAALAGARPTVVSEVIDGAFAAVSGGDRASHDRLVADAITRVAADADVVVLAQASMASAADAAHVDVPVLTSLRPGIQRLRDIVTRS; this is encoded by the coding sequence ATGTCCGAATCCACACGGGTCGCCTTTCTGCACACCGGCGCGGTGGTGATCGCGCCCGTCGCCGAACTCGCACGCGAGTTCCTTCCGGGTGTGGACACCGTGAACTATCTCGACGACCGTATCGTCGCCGACCTGCGCGACGAGAGCCGGGCCGCGGGAGTTGCGGCGCGGGTCGCCGAGCTGGTGCGTGCGGCGAAGACGGCCGGGGCGGATGCGGTGATGCTCACCTGCTCGTCGATCTCGCAGCTGGCCGTTACGACGGCGGACGAGGTCGGCATCCCCGTGCTGCGCATCGACGAGGCGATGGCCGACGAGGCGGTCGCGACGGGGGATCGCATCGCCGTGCTGGCCACGTTGCCCACGACGCTCGAGCCCACGCTGGCACTGATCGGTGAGCGCGCCGCCCTCGCGGGAGCGAGGCCGACGGTCGTCAGCGAGGTGATCGACGGCGCCTTCGCCGCGGTGTCCGGCGGCGATCGCGCGTCGCACGACCGTCTGGTCGCCGACGCGATCACCCGCGTCGCCGCCGATGCCGACGTCGTCGTGCTCGCTCAGGCCTCGATGGCGTCGGCTGCGGATGCGGCGCACGTCGACGTTCCGGTGCTCACGAGTCTGCGCCCGGGCATCCAGCGCCTGCGCGACATCGTCACGCGCAGCTAG
- a CDS encoding DUF5979 domain-containing protein: MPHTARSRIRSIVAGAVATALVATGATVATAAAPPAPAQAAYPDTFNPFALNGGFTVYAREDLTMGNDETEGSLAAGGVATKPGDGQYTIIHVAAGTADYTLPTVDGDPTRLLVGEYSPGSGGILAITSAGTSDPSLQGDLKMVQRDGPFQAFTRADWLRLNTNPANPDQTPLIDATAQVYPEDAAPPASAAGDGSIYTADTSATAVADYVEANRQADYDQAAACLDEIADPTLDLGYPVGVAEDAGSRKVLEPLSADRPNVVDYSEIAGAALLQFSAGPTPGAANPLIIRVPAGTTDVVGLRIDPQGTYSPYTFWDLSALTGDVSVTAAEGRIDGSIYAPNANVTVDAAPLDGQVIGQNVVLEGGEVHSFLFAGEIACAADSGSFRVQKALEGIAEDDLPAGTTFTVSWTATEPDGTELTGSLDVPADGGWVDPGEQFPIGTEIVFDEIAPPSVPGYEWGSPTIAPDSITVGTGTADIVVTNTATALVGTFEVTKSVQTTDGSTPAPPAGTVPVTWTASFGGEQIAEGTLEVPLDGTPAPVGQDFPVGTEISLDEDLSGVTPPPGYDWTGASWDPSATFEIDDTSTVAVSLVNLLTPESADRTVTLVKSASGDAADDRFGYEVSYNTDPAGERTTRDLPVGDPETLDDLETDADAIALAELVPTLDGSPTDADAWELPTFTVTTDDGEPQTFTPENFEGAGPLDGAIVEIPIAESGDIVIEISNTLQEGTFALSKAFAGIDGANLPATIGFAVAWTAQTPLGDVVTGTVRLPADGTAVSPLDDEGQPVTFPVGTEVTFVEQTPPGVGWIDWGDPVVSPEPLVIVGDDEPVATATLTNSATLRTSTFQVVKRFAGIDPGDVLAGSFTVEYTAYQPFAGIATGSIEVPADGTPAGPTVDGEPVQFPVGTAVRLAEVEPDASALPPNYAWAEATWNPSAFLLVRPGVVAERELVNSVSELARFSVEKAVSGDAADLVPADTTFPVEWWLGLQSQDPLNAGIGAPAVSPYLPVGSTVELREGDLPEIDGVEWGAVSWTAAGEPVPTTPGGLVALRVDGDPEPLALVMTNTASTEPTGGFTVTKTLTGGAASEVPTDTAFTIEYIVDDGEAQTSQVAAGETVEVVDVPAGATVRLRELAPPSVEGVAWGAATWSIDGEELTPDADGWVTTTVDAGATLAFSLVNTAAPGALPVTGGSGVIPLLPVLAVIAVAIGAGLVVRRRMA, translated from the coding sequence ATGCCTCACACCGCTCGGTCCCGCATCCGCTCGATCGTGGCCGGCGCGGTCGCGACCGCCCTCGTCGCCACCGGCGCCACCGTCGCGACCGCCGCAGCGCCGCCGGCGCCGGCTCAGGCGGCATACCCCGACACCTTCAACCCGTTCGCGTTGAACGGCGGCTTCACCGTCTACGCCCGCGAAGACCTCACGATGGGCAACGACGAGACCGAGGGCAGTCTCGCGGCCGGGGGCGTCGCCACCAAGCCGGGCGACGGGCAGTACACGATCATCCACGTCGCCGCCGGAACGGCCGACTACACGCTGCCGACCGTCGACGGCGACCCGACGCGGCTGCTCGTCGGCGAGTACAGTCCCGGCAGCGGCGGCATCCTCGCGATCACGAGTGCCGGCACGTCGGACCCGTCTCTGCAGGGCGACCTCAAGATGGTGCAGCGCGACGGACCGTTCCAGGCCTTCACGCGCGCCGACTGGCTGCGGCTGAACACGAACCCGGCCAACCCCGACCAGACGCCGCTCATCGACGCGACCGCTCAGGTCTACCCCGAGGATGCCGCTCCCCCCGCCTCGGCAGCGGGCGACGGCAGCATCTACACGGCCGACACGTCTGCCACCGCCGTCGCCGACTACGTGGAGGCGAACCGTCAGGCCGACTACGACCAGGCCGCCGCGTGTCTCGATGAGATCGCCGATCCCACCCTGGACCTCGGCTATCCGGTCGGCGTGGCCGAAGACGCCGGTTCGCGCAAAGTGCTCGAGCCGCTCAGCGCCGATCGACCGAACGTCGTCGACTACAGCGAGATCGCCGGTGCGGCGCTGCTGCAGTTCTCCGCCGGTCCGACTCCGGGTGCCGCGAATCCGCTGATCATTCGCGTTCCCGCCGGCACCACCGACGTCGTCGGCCTGCGCATCGACCCGCAGGGCACCTACTCGCCGTACACCTTCTGGGACCTCTCGGCGCTCACCGGCGACGTCTCGGTTACCGCCGCCGAGGGCCGGATCGACGGATCCATCTACGCGCCGAACGCGAACGTCACCGTCGACGCGGCACCGCTGGACGGGCAGGTGATCGGTCAGAACGTCGTGCTCGAGGGCGGCGAGGTGCACTCGTTCCTCTTCGCCGGCGAGATCGCGTGCGCGGCGGACAGCGGCTCGTTCCGGGTGCAGAAGGCGCTCGAGGGCATCGCCGAGGACGACCTGCCCGCAGGGACGACGTTCACCGTGTCATGGACCGCCACCGAGCCCGACGGAACCGAGCTCACCGGATCCCTCGACGTGCCGGCAGACGGGGGCTGGGTCGACCCCGGCGAGCAGTTCCCGATCGGCACCGAGATCGTCTTCGACGAGATCGCCCCGCCGTCGGTCCCCGGCTATGAATGGGGCTCGCCGACGATCGCGCCCGACAGCATCACCGTCGGCACCGGCACCGCGGACATCGTCGTCACCAACACCGCGACCGCTCTCGTCGGCACGTTCGAGGTGACGAAGTCGGTGCAGACCACCGACGGGTCGACCCCGGCGCCGCCGGCCGGCACGGTGCCGGTGACATGGACGGCGTCGTTCGGCGGCGAGCAGATCGCCGAGGGCACGCTCGAGGTTCCGCTGGACGGAACGCCCGCGCCCGTCGGACAGGACTTCCCCGTCGGCACCGAGATATCGCTGGACGAAGACCTGTCCGGCGTCACGCCGCCTCCCGGGTACGACTGGACCGGCGCGAGCTGGGACCCCTCGGCGACGTTCGAGATCGACGACACGTCGACGGTCGCCGTCTCGCTCGTGAATCTCCTCACCCCCGAATCCGCCGACCGCACGGTCACCCTGGTGAAGTCAGCCAGCGGAGACGCCGCCGACGATCGGTTCGGCTACGAGGTCAGCTACAACACCGATCCGGCCGGGGAACGCACGACGCGCGACCTGCCCGTGGGCGATCCCGAGACGCTCGACGACCTCGAGACCGACGCCGATGCGATCGCCCTCGCCGAGCTCGTGCCGACGCTCGACGGGAGTCCGACCGACGCGGACGCGTGGGAGCTGCCGACCTTCACCGTCACGACCGACGACGGCGAACCGCAGACGTTCACCCCCGAGAACTTCGAGGGCGCCGGTCCGCTCGACGGCGCGATCGTCGAGATCCCGATCGCCGAGAGCGGCGACATCGTCATCGAGATCTCGAACACCCTGCAGGAAGGCACTTTCGCCCTCAGCAAGGCCTTCGCCGGCATCGACGGCGCGAACCTTCCCGCCACCATCGGCTTCGCCGTCGCGTGGACTGCACAGACGCCGCTCGGCGATGTCGTCACCGGCACCGTGCGCCTTCCGGCCGACGGCACAGCGGTCTCGCCGCTCGATGACGAGGGGCAGCCGGTCACATTCCCGGTCGGGACCGAGGTCACCTTCGTCGAGCAGACACCTCCCGGTGTGGGATGGATCGACTGGGGAGACCCCGTCGTCTCCCCGGAGCCGCTCGTCATCGTCGGCGACGACGAGCCCGTCGCGACCGCGACGCTCACCAACTCCGCGACCCTGCGCACGAGCACCTTCCAGGTGGTCAAGCGCTTCGCGGGCATCGACCCCGGAGATGTGCTCGCCGGATCCTTCACCGTCGAGTACACGGCGTATCAGCCCTTCGCGGGCATCGCGACGGGCTCGATCGAGGTTCCCGCCGACGGAACCCCGGCGGGACCGACCGTCGACGGCGAGCCGGTGCAGTTCCCGGTGGGCACGGCGGTGCGCCTGGCCGAGGTCGAGCCCGACGCCTCGGCGCTACCGCCGAACTACGCGTGGGCCGAGGCGACCTGGAACCCCTCCGCCTTCCTGCTTGTGCGACCAGGCGTCGTGGCGGAGCGGGAGCTGGTGAACTCCGTGTCCGAGCTCGCCCGCTTCTCGGTGGAGAAGGCGGTCAGCGGTGACGCCGCGGACCTCGTGCCGGCCGACACCACGTTCCCGGTCGAGTGGTGGCTCGGCCTGCAGTCGCAGGATCCGTTGAACGCCGGCATCGGTGCGCCGGCGGTGTCGCCGTATCTGCCGGTCGGTTCGACGGTGGAGCTGCGCGAAGGGGATCTCCCTGAGATCGACGGTGTCGAGTGGGGCGCCGTGTCCTGGACCGCCGCGGGCGAGCCGGTGCCGACGACCCCGGGCGGACTCGTGGCCTTACGCGTGGACGGCGATCCGGAACCGCTCGCCCTGGTCATGACGAACACCGCGTCGACCGAGCCGACCGGAGGGTTCACGGTGACGAAGACGCTCACCGGCGGAGCCGCATCCGAGGTGCCTACCGACACCGCCTTCACGATCGAGTACATCGTCGACGACGGCGAGGCGCAGACGTCGCAGGTGGCGGCGGGCGAGACGGTCGAGGTGGTGGATGTGCCCGCCGGCGCGACCGTGCGGCTGCGCGAGCTCGCACCGCCGTCCGTCGAGGGCGTGGCTTGGGGTGCAGCGACGTGGAGCATCGACGGCGAGGAGCTGACCCCGGACGCGGACGGCTGGGTGACGACGACGGTGGATGCCGGCGCGACACTCGCCTTCTCGCTCGTCAACACGGCCGCTCCGGGCGCGCTTCCGGTGACCGGCGGCTCGGGGGTGATCCCCCTCCTTCCGGTGCTGGCGGTGATCGCCGTGGCGATCGGCGCGGGGCTCGTCGTGCGGCGGCGGATGGCGTGA
- a CDS encoding HNH endonuclease signature motif containing protein has translation MLEALDTLTDLKDRLSALVPGASDELVAGAATDGELLGVLQVLGDVSRQVDALIVASTVQAQSASTGGHDEKLTTRLGCANVGDLLRRTTRCDKKQAGVWTAAAAAFPHEVSLTSGEPLPGAFPAMRAAMRDGAVSAAGVVAATARLRAASARIDPAGMHLADRVLAAAARGIRSDDLDEHGEPVTDAPAEHPPMDAWELRTLADALVDRLDQDGAAPFEERALRDRGLWVGVRGRDGLIPVRGELLPEVAGQLQILIDAVLNPHGPERAPGPRFTDDAAERSAEEPAVHDDRTVSQRQHDAFAVALGIAARAADAPTIGGAAPTLVVSVSAEDLAAGRAAHIDGIGAVPVAVAHQVACGGTVQRVVHDPRGKIIDLGFSGRIFSAAQRRAIIARDGSCIIPGCPVPARWCEVHHVDEHARGGPTHVDNGVPLCFFHHRTLERSGWEIVMRDGVPHVRGPAWWDPQRRFRPASKAPGHAAPSRSPRRGSPARARADTG, from the coding sequence ATGCTCGAAGCGCTCGACACCCTGACCGATCTGAAGGATCGGCTCAGCGCGCTCGTGCCCGGCGCCTCCGACGAGTTGGTCGCCGGTGCCGCCACCGACGGCGAACTTCTCGGCGTGCTGCAGGTGCTCGGCGACGTGTCCCGCCAGGTCGATGCGCTGATCGTGGCCTCCACCGTTCAGGCTCAGTCGGCCTCGACCGGCGGTCACGACGAGAAGCTGACCACCCGGCTCGGCTGCGCGAACGTGGGCGACCTGCTGCGCCGCACGACCCGGTGCGACAAGAAGCAGGCGGGCGTGTGGACCGCGGCGGCTGCGGCGTTCCCGCACGAGGTGTCCCTGACCTCGGGCGAGCCCCTGCCCGGTGCGTTCCCCGCCATGCGGGCGGCGATGCGCGACGGCGCCGTGTCGGCCGCCGGAGTCGTGGCCGCCACGGCGCGCCTGCGCGCGGCGTCGGCTCGTATCGACCCGGCGGGAATGCACCTGGCAGATCGCGTTCTCGCCGCGGCCGCGCGCGGCATCCGTTCCGACGACCTCGACGAGCACGGCGAGCCCGTGACCGATGCGCCCGCGGAGCATCCTCCGATGGACGCGTGGGAACTGCGCACGCTCGCCGATGCCCTCGTCGACCGCCTCGATCAAGACGGTGCCGCGCCCTTCGAGGAGCGCGCGCTCCGCGACCGTGGGCTGTGGGTCGGTGTACGCGGGCGCGACGGTCTTATTCCGGTGCGCGGCGAGCTCCTGCCCGAGGTGGCCGGGCAGTTGCAGATACTCATCGACGCCGTGTTGAATCCGCACGGTCCGGAGCGCGCGCCGGGACCGCGCTTCACCGACGACGCGGCGGAACGATCCGCCGAAGAGCCGGCCGTACACGACGACCGCACGGTGTCGCAGCGCCAGCACGATGCATTCGCCGTTGCGCTCGGCATCGCGGCGCGAGCCGCCGACGCTCCCACGATCGGTGGCGCGGCACCCACGCTGGTCGTTTCGGTGAGCGCTGAGGATCTAGCCGCGGGTCGCGCCGCCCATATCGACGGCATCGGCGCAGTGCCGGTCGCGGTCGCCCACCAGGTGGCGTGCGGCGGAACGGTGCAGCGCGTCGTGCACGACCCGAGGGGCAAGATCATCGACCTCGGCTTCAGCGGCCGCATCTTCAGCGCGGCCCAGCGGCGGGCGATCATCGCGCGCGACGGATCGTGCATCATTCCCGGATGCCCGGTGCCCGCGCGCTGGTGCGAGGTGCACCACGTCGACGAGCACGCCCGGGGCGGCCCGACCCACGTCGACAACGGCGTGCCGCTGTGTTTCTTCCACCACCGCACGCTGGAGCGATCGGGGTGGGAGATCGTCATGCGAGACGGTGTGCCGCACGTGCGCGGTCCCGCCTGGTGGGATCCGCAGCGACGTTTCCGACCGGCATCGAAAGCCCCAGGCCACGCGGCTCCGAGTCGCTCACCCCGTCGCGGCAGTCCCGCCCGCGCGCGAGCCGACACCGGATAG